The nucleotide window CGCCGCGTCACCGGCCAGCAGCACCCGCCCCGAGCGGTAGTCGGGCACCTGACGCGCGTTGTCCGTGAACCGGGTCGCCGTGAGCACCTTGTGGATCCGCACGTCCGACACCCCGGACACCCTCCGCAGGGAGGCCTCCAACTCCTCGGCGGTGACGGGGGATTCGCGGTCCGCCGGCGGTCCGTCGAACTCCACGGTGAGGAGCCGGCCGGGCAGCGGGCCGTGGGCGTAGGTCCCGGTCTTTGTCCAGTGCCACCCGACTCCCAGCGCCTCGGCGCCGGTCAGCTCCACCAGGGCCTGCCGGCCGGTGATCTCGGGCGCCGTGCCGGGGAACGGGAAGCCGGCGAGCCGGCGGACCGTGCTGCGGCCGCCGTCGCAGCCCACCAGCCAGCCGGTGCGCAGCGACCCGTCCGAGGTGTGCACGTGCACGCCGTCCGCACCGGCGTCGAACCCGGTCAGGGTGGTGCCGCGGCGCAGGTCCACCCCGAGTTCGGCGGCACGGGCGTGGAGCAGCCGCTCCAGGTCCGCCTGCGCCACGAGACCGACCTCGCCGGCGGGTCCGGGGCCCTCGAAGTCCGGATCGGACGCGTCCAGCAGGTCGCCGCGCAGCATGATGCCCGCGAAATGCCCGGCGAACCTCGGCGGCTGCCGCACCGGGGCGGAACCGCCGGCGGCCCGGTGGGCGCGCGCGAACGTGTCGAACAACCCGAGGGCGGTGCGCTGTGCCTCGGCCAGTGCGGGCAGCATCCCGCGGCGGTAGAAGGCCTCGGCGGTGGGGGTGTTGATCGCCCCCGCCTTGATCGTGGTGTCCACCTCGGTCAGCCGTTCCAGGACGATGACCGGGACACCGGCCAGTGCGAGTTCGCAGGCGAGCATCAGCCCCACCGGGCCGCCCCCTGCCACTACTACGTCTGCGTCATGATGCATGGGCGTGAGTGTAGTGACTAAAAAATTATGGCGGCTAAAAATTAGCTAGAATTCCGGCCATGGCGGAAGAGGAGCGGCGCGGCGGCGCGCGGACGACGGACGGGGAGCGGGCCGGCGCCCTGCGGGGGGAGACCGGCTTCACCAAGGAGGACGGGCGGCTGACGCTGCGCGCACGCAAGAAGCTGCAGACCCGGCAGCGGATCTCCGGCGAGGCCACGCTGCTCTTCCTCGAGCGCGGCTTCGACCACGTCACGGTCGCCGAGGTGGCCCGGGCCGCCGAGGTCTCGACGATGACGGTCTTCAACTACTTCCCGCGCAAGGAGGACCTCTTCCTGGACCGGATCCCCGAAGCGCGGGAGCTGATCACCCGCGCCGTCCGGGAGCGCGGGGCGGACCAGTCGCCGCTCGCCGCGCTGCGCGCGCTGGTGCTCGGGCTCGTGGCGGAGCGGCATCCGCTGGCCGCGGTGGGGGAGGGGTTCGCGCACTTCTGGCGCACGGTGCTGGACTCCCCGGCGCTGCGGGCGCGGGGCCGCGAGGCGGTCGAGGAGATGGAGGGCGCCCTCGCCGGGGTGCTCGCGGAGGCCGCGGGCGGCGAGGCCGGCCGGCCCGGTCAGGACGCCCGGCTGGCCGCGGCGCTGATCGTCGCGGGGGTGCGGGCGGCCGGTGCCGACGCCGTGGCGCGACAGCTCGGGGGTGACCCCGCGGACGAGGTGGCCGTTGAACAGGCGGAGGCGCTGCGGCGTACGTTCGATGTGCTGGAGCGGGCGCTGCCCGCCTTCGCCTGACGGGAGCGTTTCCGCAGCGTACGGGCGTGCGGGCGGGGCGGGAAGATTGTGCGGCCGCCACACGTTCGGGTGAAGAGGGCTTGCGGCCTCTCAAAATCGAATGCGCGTGCTATAAGCTCGTGCGTGGCATCCCAACGACAGTGCCGCGGCGGGCCCCCTACTCTGGGGCGGGGGCTCTTCCGCTCCGTCGCCTCTGCTCACCCACCGCGCGGCGGACGCAGGGCCGCGGCCCCCGCCCCCTTCCAAGAAAGGTGCCGACCGGCGTGGCCGACCGTCTCATCGTCCGTGGCGCTCGCGAGCACAACCTCAAGAATGTCTCGCTCGACCTCCCCCGCGACTCCCTCATCGTCTTCACGGGGCTCTCCGGGTCGGGCAAGTCCTCGCTCGCCTTCGACACGATCTTCGCCGAGGGGCAGCGGCGTTATGTCGAGTCGCTCTCCTCCTACGCCCGGCAGTTCCTCGGGCAGATGGACAAGCCCGATGTGGACTTCATCGAGGGCCTGTCCCCCGCGGTGTCGATCGACCAGAAGTCGACCTCGCGCAACCCGCGCTCGACGGTCGGCACGATCACCGAGGTCTACGACTACCTCCGCCTGCTCTTCGCCCGTATCGGCAAGCCGCACTGTCCCGAGTGCGGGCGGCCGATCGCCCGGCAGTCGCCGCAGGCCATCGTCGACAAGGTGCTCGAACTCCCCGAGGGCAGCCGCTTCCAGGTGCTCTCCCCACTGGTGCGCGAGCGCAAGGGCGAGTTCGTCGATCTCTTCTCCGACCTCCAGTCCAAGGGCTACAGCCGGGCGCGGGTCGACGGGGAGACGATCCAGCTCTCCGAGCCGCCGACGCTGAAGAAGCAGGAGAAGCACACCATCGAGGTGGTCGTCGACCGCCTCACCGTCAAGGAGACCGCCAAGCGCCGGCTGACCGACTCCGTCGAGACCGCCCTCGGGCTCTCCGGCGGCATGGTCATCCTCGACTTCGTCGACCTGGACGCGGACGACCCGCAGCGCGAGCGGATGTATTCGGAGCATCTGTACTGCGCCTACGACGATCTCTCCTTCGAGGAGCTGGAGCCCCGCTCCTTCTCCTTCAACTCGCCCTTCGGCGCCTGCCCGGACTGCACCGGCATCGGCACGCGTATGGAGGTCGACCCCGAGCTGATCATCCCCGACGAGGACCGTTCCCTCGACGAGGGAGCGATCCACCCCTGGTCGCACGGCCACACCAAGGAGTACTTCGGCCGCCTGGTCGGCGCGCTGGCGGACGCCCTCGGGTTCCGTACGGACATCCCCTGGGCCGGGCTGCCGGCCCGCGCCAAGAAGGCGCTGCTGAACGGCCACAAGACCCAGATCGAGGTGCGCTACCGCAACCGGTACGGCCGCCAGCGGGCCTACACCACCCCCTTCGAGGGAGCCGTGCCGTTCGTCAAGCGGCGGCACTCCGAGGCGGAGAGCGACAGCAGCCGGGAGCGCTTCGAGGGCTATATGCGCGAAGTGCCCTGCCCGACCTGTGAGGGCACCCGGCTCAAGCCGATCGTCCTCGCCGTCACGGTCCAGCAGAAGTCGATCGCCGAGGTCGCGGCCATGTCCATCAGCGACTGCGCCGACTTCCTGCGGGAGATGGTGCTTGACGCACGCGAGAAGAAGATCGCCGAGCGGGTCCTCAAGGAGGTCAACGAGCGGCTGAAGTTCCTGGTCGACGTCGGCCTGGACTACCTCTCGCTCAACCGCGCGGCCGGCACCCTCTCCGGTGGCGAGGCCCAGCGCATCCGCCTCGCCACCCAGATCGGCTCCGGCCTGGTGGGTGTGCTCTACGTCCTCGACGAGCCGTCGATCGGTCTGCACCAGCGCGACAACCACCGGCTCATCGAGACCCTGGTGCGGCTGCGCGACATGGGCAACACCCTGATCGTCGTGGAGCACGACGAGGACACCATCAAGATCGCGGACTGGGTCGTGGACATCGGCCCCGGCGCGGGCGAGCACGGCGGCAGGGTCGTGCACAGCGGCCCGATGAAGCAGCTGCTGGCCACCGAGGAGTCGATCACCGGCCAGTATCTGTCCGGCAAGAAGTCCATCGCGACCCCGGACATCCGGCGGCCCGCCGACCCGGCGCGCCGGCTGACGGTGCACGGCGCGAAGGAGAACAACCTCCGCGACATCGACGTCTCCTTCCCGCTCGGGGTGTTCACCGCCGTCACCGGAGTCTCCGGCTCCGGCAAGTCGACGCTGGTCAACGACATCCTCTACACCCACCTCGCACGCGAGCTGAACGGCGCCAAGTCGGTGCCGGGCCGGCACACCCGGGTGGCCGGCGACGATCTCGTGGACAAGGTCGTCCATGTCGATCAGTCGCCGATCGGCCGCACCCCGCGCTCCAACCCGGCCACCTACACCGGCGTCTTCGACCATGTCCGCAGGCTCTTCGCGGAGACGATGGAGGCCAAGGTCCGCGGCTATCTGCCGGGACGCTTCTCCTTCAACGTCAAGGGCGGCCGCTGCGAGAACTGTTCCGGCGACGGCACCATCAAGATCGAGATGAACTTCCTGCCGGATGTGTATGTGCCGTGCGAGGTCTGTCACGGGGCGCGCTACAACCGGGAGACGCTGGAGGTCCACTACAAGGGCAAGTCCATCGCCGAGGTGCTGGACATGCCCATCGAGGAGGCGCTGAGCTTCTTCGAGGCGGTGCCGACCATCGCCCGGCACCTCAAGACGCTCCACGAGGTCGGCCTCGGGTACGTCCGGCTCGGGCAGTCCGCGCCGACGCTCTCCGGCGGTGAGGCACAGCGCGTCAAGCTCGCCAGCGAGCTCCAGAAGCGCTCCACGGGCAGCACGGTCTATGTCCTCGACGAGCCGACCACCGGTCTGCACTTCGACGACATCAGCAAGCTGATCAATGTGCTGTCCGGCCTGGTCGACAAGGGCAACACGGTGATCGTCATCGAGCACAACCTCGATGTGATCAAGACCGCGGACTGGGTCGTCGACATGGGCCCCGAGGGCGGCAACGGCGGCGGTCTGGTCGTCGCCGAGGGCACGCCGGAGGAGGTGGCGTCGATCCCCGCCAGCCACACCGGCAAGTTCCTGCGGGAGATCCTCGGCGGCCGGGTCAGCGATGCCGCCCCGGCGGCGGCGTCCGGCAAGAAGCCGGTGGCCAAGAAGGCCGCCGCGGCGAAGGCCCCCGCCAAGAAGGCTGCCGCGAAGAAGACCGCGGCCAAGAAGACCGCCGCCACGAAGACGACGGCGCGGGCACGCCGGACCTGACGCCGGCGAGAACGTTCCCGGAACGGGCCGTCACCGCGCTCCCCAGGGGCGGTGGCGGCCCGTCGCGGCAGACGGCGGCGGGCCCCCGATGAGCGCCCGCCACACCTCCTGCGCCGCCCTCTGCTCCGCAGCCACCTCTTACAGCGCCATCTCCGCGGCGAACGGCGGTTCCGCGCCCGCGCGGGAGCAGGTCACGGCGGCCGCGCGGGCGGCGAACCGCAGGATGTCGCGCCAGTCGTCGTCGCCGAGCGCGGAGACGGCGGCGTACGAGAGGGCGCCATGGGCGTCCAGGCGGTGCAACAAGGCGGCGTTGACCGTGTCACCGGCGCCGATGGTGTCGACGACCTCGACCCGTTCGCCGGGGACCGACACCGCGCCGCCGCCCCGCGTCAGCACCGTCAGACCGTCCCCGCCGCGGGTCAGGACGATCGCCGCGGGCCCCGCGTCCAGCCACTCCTTCGCCGCCGCGGTGACCGCCTCCCAGCCGCCGTCCGCTGCGTCCTCGGCTCCCGCCAGCCACAAGGCGTCCTCCTCCGACAGCTTCAGGAGGGCGAGATCCGGGAGCCAGGCGCGGAAACGGGACCGGTAGGCGGCCGGGTCGGAGATCAGACCGGCCCGGATGTTGGGGTCCAGCGCCGTGAAGACACCGCGCCGGGCCTCGCGGCGCAGCAGGGACTCATAGGCGCTCGCCCCCGGTTCCAGCACGAGCGAGCAGGTGCCCAGGGACAGTGCACGGACCGCGCCGGGCAGCGCCGGCGGCAGGGTGAAGAGCCGGTCGGCGGTGCCCTCGGAGTAGAAGCCGTAGCCCGCCGACCCGTCCGGGCTGATGTCGGCCACGGCGAGGGTGGTCGGCTCACTGCCGCGCTGCACCAGCGAGGTGTCCACACCGCTGCGGTGCAGCCCGTGCAGCAGCGCCGCACCGAAGGCGTCAGTGGAGACGCGGGAGCAGAACGCGGCGGGCGAGCCCAGCCGCCCCAGCGCGACCGCGGTGTTGTACGGGCCGCCGCCGCGCTGCGGCTGCAGCGCCGGAAGCCGGCCGTCCGGGGTGGCGGCGGCCCTCTCGCCCGGCCGGTCCGGGGAGGGCTGCTGCGGACTGGGGACGAGGTCGATCAGTGCCTCGCCGGCGACGACGATCACGGGGTGCGGTTCCTTTCCTGGGCGGCCGGGGGCGCGGCCGGGGCGGGTTCGGCGCAGCCGCACGAGGTGCGGTGCACAAAGGCGCAGGGGAGGCGGACGGTGCGCGGCGGCCGGTCCGGCCGCTCCAGGCGCGCCAGCAGCAGCCGGACCGCCGCCGCCCCGATCTCCCTGCTGGGCTGGGCGATCACGGTCAGCCGGGGCGTGAACAGGTCGGCCCACGAGAAGTCGTCGAAACAGGCGAGGGCGAGGTCGCGGGGCACCTCCAGGCCCCGTTCGCGCAGCGCCCGGAGCGCGCCGATGGTCATCGCATTGTTGGCCGTGACGAGCGCGGTGGGCGGCGTCGGCG belongs to Streptomyces sp. NBC_01454 and includes:
- a CDS encoding FAD-dependent oxidoreductase; amino-acid sequence: MHHDADVVVAGGGPVGLMLACELALAGVPVIVLERLTEVDTTIKAGAINTPTAEAFYRRGMLPALAEAQRTALGLFDTFARAHRAAGGSAPVRQPPRFAGHFAGIMLRGDLLDASDPDFEGPGPAGEVGLVAQADLERLLHARAAELGVDLRRGTTLTGFDAGADGVHVHTSDGSLRTGWLVGCDGGRSTVRRLAGFPFPGTAPEITGRQALVELTGAEALGVGWHWTKTGTYAHGPLPGRLLTVEFDGPPADRESPVTAEELEASLRRVSGVSDVRIHKVLTATRFTDNARQVPDYRSGRVLLAGDAAHVHAPFGGQGLNLGIGDALNLGWKLAATVRGRAPEGLLDTYTAERHPLGAWVLDWTRAQVALMRPESHARALRGVIAELAGTVTATTFFAKKISGVQQHHDLPGDHPLTGRSAPDLEFSDGTRLADHLHDGQGLLLDLTGDAGVRRRATGYGSRIRLLRAHCPGRPGLAGLLVRPDGCTAWAADSPGGPDTGDELTAALRRWFGTPDDGAA
- a CDS encoding TetR/AcrR family transcriptional regulator, whose translation is MAEEERRGGARTTDGERAGALRGETGFTKEDGRLTLRARKKLQTRQRISGEATLLFLERGFDHVTVAEVARAAEVSTMTVFNYFPRKEDLFLDRIPEARELITRAVRERGADQSPLAALRALVLGLVAERHPLAAVGEGFAHFWRTVLDSPALRARGREAVEEMEGALAGVLAEAAGGEAGRPGQDARLAAALIVAGVRAAGADAVARQLGGDPADEVAVEQAEALRRTFDVLERALPAFA
- the uvrA gene encoding excinuclease ABC subunit UvrA; translated protein: MADRLIVRGAREHNLKNVSLDLPRDSLIVFTGLSGSGKSSLAFDTIFAEGQRRYVESLSSYARQFLGQMDKPDVDFIEGLSPAVSIDQKSTSRNPRSTVGTITEVYDYLRLLFARIGKPHCPECGRPIARQSPQAIVDKVLELPEGSRFQVLSPLVRERKGEFVDLFSDLQSKGYSRARVDGETIQLSEPPTLKKQEKHTIEVVVDRLTVKETAKRRLTDSVETALGLSGGMVILDFVDLDADDPQRERMYSEHLYCAYDDLSFEELEPRSFSFNSPFGACPDCTGIGTRMEVDPELIIPDEDRSLDEGAIHPWSHGHTKEYFGRLVGALADALGFRTDIPWAGLPARAKKALLNGHKTQIEVRYRNRYGRQRAYTTPFEGAVPFVKRRHSEAESDSSRERFEGYMREVPCPTCEGTRLKPIVLAVTVQQKSIAEVAAMSISDCADFLREMVLDAREKKIAERVLKEVNERLKFLVDVGLDYLSLNRAAGTLSGGEAQRIRLATQIGSGLVGVLYVLDEPSIGLHQRDNHRLIETLVRLRDMGNTLIVVEHDEDTIKIADWVVDIGPGAGEHGGRVVHSGPMKQLLATEESITGQYLSGKKSIATPDIRRPADPARRLTVHGAKENNLRDIDVSFPLGVFTAVTGVSGSGKSTLVNDILYTHLARELNGAKSVPGRHTRVAGDDLVDKVVHVDQSPIGRTPRSNPATYTGVFDHVRRLFAETMEAKVRGYLPGRFSFNVKGGRCENCSGDGTIKIEMNFLPDVYVPCEVCHGARYNRETLEVHYKGKSIAEVLDMPIEEALSFFEAVPTIARHLKTLHEVGLGYVRLGQSAPTLSGGEAQRVKLASELQKRSTGSTVYVLDEPTTGLHFDDISKLINVLSGLVDKGNTVIVIEHNLDVIKTADWVVDMGPEGGNGGGLVVAEGTPEEVASIPASHTGKFLREILGGRVSDAAPAAASGKKPVAKKAAAAKAPAKKAAAKKTAAKKTAATKTTARARRT
- a CDS encoding carbohydrate kinase family protein; the encoded protein is MIVVAGEALIDLVPSPQQPSPDRPGERAAATPDGRLPALQPQRGGGPYNTAVALGRLGSPAAFCSRVSTDAFGAALLHGLHRSGVDTSLVQRGSEPTTLAVADISPDGSAGYGFYSEGTADRLFTLPPALPGAVRALSLGTCSLVLEPGASAYESLLRREARRGVFTALDPNIRAGLISDPAAYRSRFRAWLPDLALLKLSEEDALWLAGAEDAADGGWEAVTAAAKEWLDAGPAAIVLTRGGDGLTVLTRGGGAVSVPGERVEVVDTIGAGDTVNAALLHRLDAHGALSYAAVSALGDDDWRDILRFAARAAAVTCSRAGAEPPFAAEMAL